TGTGTTGTAATTATCTACAACTCTTTATACCAGTGGTGCGAACGACGACGTAGAGACAGATGGGACTCGCCGAACGCTACGCGGAAGTTCTCACGAAACACAGTCGCGTCGTACTGGCGGTGTTGCTCCTCGCGACTGTCGCTGTCGGCTACGGTGTGGGGAGCGTCGATTCAGGACTCACGATTGCCAGTTTCGGGAGCGACTCGACTGAAGCACAGAAACTCGACTACGTCGAGGCGAACTTCTCGACGGGCGAGGAGAACACGACGGTGATGCAGGTCGTCGTCCGGGGCGACGACGTACTGACGAAACGGTCGTTGGTGGAGACGTTACGCTTGCAACAGCGACTCCGACAGAACGAGACGGTGAACGCGACACTCGTGAACGGGCAATCGACAGTTGGCCTGTCGAATTTGGTCGCAATCGAAGCGATTCGTCAAGAGCAGGCACAGAGCAGAAGCAATTCGAGCGGGAGCGAAAACGCGAGTGCTGGACCACCAGCGAACGACGGACAGCAGGCAGGACCGCCAGCACGGCCACCGACCTTGGACGAACAAATCGCCCAACTGGAGTCGATGTCACAGTCGGAAATCGACAGTGTCCTGCTCGACGTACTGAACCCCGACCAGCAAGCGACGGGACCGACTGACCCCTTCACTCTGCTCTCGACGGAGTACGAACCGGGAACCACGACTGCTGACGCCCGCGTCCTCTTCGTCTTCCAGCAGACCGGCGGAGATGGTGACGCGCTCTCCGAAGACGTTGTTTCTGCACAGCTTGCAACCCGCGACCTCGCAGACGAAACCGTCGAATCGACCGACTCGTTCGTCTTCGGTGCGGGCATCGTGGACGAGGAGTCGGGGCAAGCCACTGGTGAAAGTTTCGCCGTCATCACGCCCTTCGCACTGCTCCTCATCGTCGGCGTCCTCGGGGTCGCCTACCGCGACGTGGTAGACGTCGCGCTCGGTCTCCTCGGTACGCTCCTCGTGTTGGTCTGGATGGGCGGGTTCATGGGATGGGCCGGAATCGGCGTGACCCAAATCATCATCGCGGTGCCGTTCCTGCTCATCGGCCTCAGTATCGACTACGCGCTCCACGTCGTCATGCGCTACCGGGAAGCCGGTGCGGCGGACCGCGACCGCTCGCCCGCCGACGCGATGCGCGTCGGTCTCGCTGGCGTCACGGTCGCGCTGGCGGCGACGACGTTCACCACCGCAGTCGGATTCCTCTCGAATCTGGTCAGTCCCATCACGTCCATCCAGCAGTTCGGTCTCGTGAGCGCGTTCGGCATCGTCTCGGCGTTCGTCGTCTTCGCGGGCCTGCTCCCGGCACTGAAACTCGAACTCGAAACGCTGCTCGAACGGTTCGGCTTCCAGCGTGAAAAAACGGCGTTCGGAACCGGCGGTAGTTTGGCCGGGCGACTGCTGAGCGTCGGCGCGATTACGGCGAGAAAGATTCCCATCGCCGTCGTCCTCGTCGCGCTCCTCGTCAGCGCGGGCGGTGGCTACGCCGCGACGAACATCGACACCTCGATTAATCAGGTCGATTTCCTGCCGCAAGACTCTCCCGAGTGGATGGACTCGCTCCCCGGCCTGCTCCAACCGGGCGATTACGAACTGCGGGAGAACGTCATCTTCCTCAACGACAACTTCGTCCAGTCGCGGGACCGCTCGCAAGTCGAGATACTGGTCGAAGGCCCCGTCACAGGGGACGACGCGCTCGAACGGGTCGCCGCGGGACGCGACCGAATCGAGGAATCTTCGACGGCCATCACGCTCGCCAACGGGAACCCGAAGGTCGATGGTCCGCTGTCGGTGATTCGGAGCGTCGCCGCCCAGAACGAGACCGTCGCGCAGGTCGTCGCCGAACACGACACCGACGGCGATGGCGTCCCCGACCAGAATCTGGCGGAAGTGTACGACGCGGTGTACGCGGCGGCCCCAGAGCAAGCCGAGAGCGTGGTTTATCGAGACGGCGGTGAGTATCAAGCACTCCGACTCTCGGTCGCAATTCGGGGCGGGTCGGACACGGGCGTCGTCACGAGCGAGATGCGAAGCGTGGCGGGGACTATCGAGTCGGACGGTGATCTGACCGTCACGGCGACTGGCCAACCCATCATCAACGAAATCGTTCAGCAAGGACTGCTCACGACGCTGGTCGAGACGTTCCTCATCACGCTCGGGGTCATCGTCACCTTCCTCACGGTCATCTTCTACCGGCGCTACGGCACGCTCTCGCTCGGCGCAGTCACGATGATTCCGGTCGTCTTCGCACTGAGTTGGATTCTCGGCGCGATGTACTTGCTCGGGATTCCGTTCAACACGGAGACGGCCATCATCGCCAGCATCGCAATCGGTATCGGCGTAGACTACGCCATCCACATCAGCGAGCGCTTCGTGGAGGAGTTGGAGAAGAGCGCCAGTGCGACGGCGGCCTTGGAGACGACGCTTGCGGGAACTGGCGGCGCGCTACTGGCGAGTGCGGTGACGACTGCCGGTGGCTTCGGCGTGTTGCTGTTCGCGCTCGTGCCGTCGCTCCAACGGTTCGGCCTCGTCACGGGGACGACGATTATCTTCGCGTTCGTCTCCAGCGTGGTCGTCCTGCCGAGTTTGCTGGTGCTGTGGGAGCGATATCTCGGCGGTTCAGAACTGGTCGAGGGGCACGTAGCGGAGACAGCGAGCGACTGATTCATACTATTCGGGCCTGTGACTGCCAATTGGCATGGCCCTCCAGTGTGACGTTCGACGGTACGACGACTCGCTGAAAGACGAGGTGTGGCAGGTCCACGACGAGGCACTCCGCGACTCGGCGATGGACTTCTCACCGGAGTACAATCGGTATCTGCGACACATAGAGCGCGAATTTCTGGACGAAGGTGGGGAGTTTTTCGTCGCGGTGAACAGCGATGGAATCCTCGCAATCGGCGGTTTTCAACCGCTCTCGGCGCTCGCAGATTCGTACTCGGCCGCGGGCCTCCCGCCGCAGGAC
The sequence above is a segment of the Halorussus halophilus genome. Coding sequences within it:
- a CDS encoding GNAT family N-acetyltransferase; amino-acid sequence: MALQCDVRRYDDSLKDEVWQVHDEALRDSAMDFSPEYNRYLRHIEREFLDEGGEFFVAVNSDGILAIGGFQPLSALADSYSAAGLPPQDEPLDAVCRFRSIAVRPECQSQGIGTELVAELEQRASEAGFEKVVLQTTESLEQAKRFYESHGYQVIEDSDDSEHVWYEKEL
- a CDS encoding efflux RND transporter permease subunit, with translation MGLAERYAEVLTKHSRVVLAVLLLATVAVGYGVGSVDSGLTIASFGSDSTEAQKLDYVEANFSTGEENTTVMQVVVRGDDVLTKRSLVETLRLQQRLRQNETVNATLVNGQSTVGLSNLVAIEAIRQEQAQSRSNSSGSENASAGPPANDGQQAGPPARPPTLDEQIAQLESMSQSEIDSVLLDVLNPDQQATGPTDPFTLLSTEYEPGTTTADARVLFVFQQTGGDGDALSEDVVSAQLATRDLADETVESTDSFVFGAGIVDEESGQATGESFAVITPFALLLIVGVLGVAYRDVVDVALGLLGTLLVLVWMGGFMGWAGIGVTQIIIAVPFLLIGLSIDYALHVVMRYREAGAADRDRSPADAMRVGLAGVTVALAATTFTTAVGFLSNLVSPITSIQQFGLVSAFGIVSAFVVFAGLLPALKLELETLLERFGFQREKTAFGTGGSLAGRLLSVGAITARKIPIAVVLVALLVSAGGGYAATNIDTSINQVDFLPQDSPEWMDSLPGLLQPGDYELRENVIFLNDNFVQSRDRSQVEILVEGPVTGDDALERVAAGRDRIEESSTAITLANGNPKVDGPLSVIRSVAAQNETVAQVVAEHDTDGDGVPDQNLAEVYDAVYAAAPEQAESVVYRDGGEYQALRLSVAIRGGSDTGVVTSEMRSVAGTIESDGDLTVTATGQPIINEIVQQGLLTTLVETFLITLGVIVTFLTVIFYRRYGTLSLGAVTMIPVVFALSWILGAMYLLGIPFNTETAIIASIAIGIGVDYAIHISERFVEELEKSASATAALETTLAGTGGALLASAVTTAGGFGVLLFALVPSLQRFGLVTGTTIIFAFVSSVVVLPSLLVLWERYLGGSELVEGHVAETASD